The window CAGGTGATAAGATTGCCTTTGATGAGTTTGATGTTTCAAAGACTAATGATGGTAAAGAAATCGCTGCCGGCTACACACCAACTTCAAATGATGTAGTCTTAGAAGATAAGAATGGCGATAAATTTGTACCAAGTCAATCAGCCTTGAAGAATGGAGTTCCAGCAGACAGTTTCACTGTTGAAGTTGCTTACACACCAAATGCCCAAAGGACAACTGTAACTTATGTTGATGAGAATGGTAAAGAAATTACCAATCCAGATGGCAGTGTAATTCCTGGCAGTCACTATGATTTAACTGGTGTTACTGACCAAAGCAATGTACCAACTAATATCCAAAATAATGTTCCAACTAACTGGCATATTACTGATCCAGAAGTTCCAGCAACGATTACCTTTGGTGCAGATGGTCATACTCCAATCAAGGTTCATGTAGCTCACAACACTAAGCCTGTTGATAAGAACGATGTTCCAGATGGCTACAAGGAAAGTGACTTTAGTAAGACTATTAATCGTACAATTACTGCTAATGAACCAAGCAAGAGTGTTGATTTGAGTCAAAAGACTGAATTGACTAGAACTGGTACTTACGATGTAGTGACTAAGAAGGTTATTTCTTACGGTAACTGGACAACTGGTAAGTTCGATGAAGTTAAAGCACCAGAAGTTGCTGGTTATACTCCAAATCCAGCTTCTGTAAACGCAGAGTCTGTAACAGCTGATTATGTTGATCCTAAGCTTGTAATTAATTACACACCAAATGATCAAACTGGTAAGATTTCTTACGTTGATGTGAACACTGGTACTGAAGTAGGTATAACACCGTTAACTGGTAAGACTGATTCAGATGTAACAATTACTCCATCTGCTCCAGCAGGCTGGAAGATTGTCGATGGTCAAAATATTCCTACTACTGAAAAGGCTACTCCAACAGGAATTGCTACCGTAACTGTTAAAGTTGAACACAAGACAACAACAGTTCCACCAACAGATCCAAAGACACCAAAGGATAAATTACCTGATAATCCAGACAAGCACTATCCAGATGGCGTTAGCGAAAAAGACTTGAATAAGACAGTTGTTCGTCAAATCACGGTTGTAAAACCAGACGGAACTAAAGAAAGTCACGATCAATCGATTAAGTTAACTAGAACTGCAACAGTTGACGAGGTAACAGGTGAAGTAACTAAATACAGTGACTGGACAACTGGTAACTTTGGTGAATACGATGCTCCAGTTATTCCAGGCTACACTCCGAGTCAAGCTAAGGTTGAAGGTGTAAAAGTAACAGCTGATAGTGACTTTACTCCAGTTGAGATTACTTACACACCAAACGCACAAAAGACAACCGTAACTTATGTTGATGAGAATGATAAAGAAATTACTAATCCAGATGGCAGTGTAATTCCTGGCAGTCACTATGATGTAACTGGTGTAACAAATAAGAAAGTTGATACTAATATTCAGAAGAATGTACCAACTAATTGGCATATTACTGATCCAGAAGTTCCAGCAACTATTACCTTTGGCGCAGATGGTCATACTCCAATCACGGTTCACGTAGCTCACAACACTAAGCCTGTTGATAAGAATGATCTTCCAGATAACTACAAGGAAAGTGATTTCAGTAAGACTATCAATCGTACCATTACTGCAAAAGAACCAAATAAAGATGTTGATTTGAGTCAAGAAATTGAATTAACAAGAACTGGAACTTACGATGAAGTAACTAAGAAAGTTATTTCCTACAGTGATTGGACAACTGGTAAGTTCGATGAAGTTAAGGCTCCAGAAGTAGCTGGTTATACTCCAAGTCAAGCTAAAGTAGACGGTGTTGATAAAGTAACAGTAGATTATGTAGATCCTAATGTGGTAATTACTTACATTGAAGATCCAGTTGGTCAAGATATCACAGTGAAGAAGGGTGACACTCCAGATCCAGAAGATGGCGTCAAGAACCATGGTGACTTAGACAAGATTACTGATCCAAAGCACCCAGGTACCAAGACAACATATACTTGGAAGAAGACTCCAGACACAAGTGTAGCAGGAGATGTCCCAGCAACAGTTGTTGTTCATTACCCAGATGGTTCTGATAAGCCAGTTGATATTACTGTCCATGTTGTCGATGATACTCCAGTAGTACCAACCAAGAATCCAGATCCAGTTGGTCAAGATATCACAGTGAAGAAGGGTGACACTCCAGATCCAGAAGATGGCGTCAAGAACCACGGTGACTTAGACAAGATTACTGATCCAAAGCACCCAGGTACCAAGACAACATATACTTGGAAGAAGACTCCAGACACAAGCGTAGCAGGAGATGTCCCAGCAACAGTTGTTGTTCACTATCCAGATGGTTCTGATAAGTCAGTTGATATCACAGTTCATGTTGTCGATGATACTCCAGTAGTACCAACCAAGAATCCAGATCCAGTTGGTCAAGATATCACAGTGAAGAAGGGTGATACTCCAGATCCAGAAGATGGCGTCAACAACCACGGTGACTTAGACAAGATCACAGATCCAAAGCACCCAGGTACTAAGACAACCTACACTTGGAAGAAGACTCCAGACACAAGCGTAGCAGGAGATGTCCCAGCAACAGTTGTTGTTCACTATCCAGATGGTTCTGATAAGTCAGTTGATATCACAGTTCATGTTGTCGATGATACTCCAGTAGTACCGACCAAGAACCCAGATCCAACCGGTCAAGATATTCACACTCCACAAGGTAAAGTTCCAACTCCTGAATCAGCTATTACTAACAAAGATAAGATGCCAGATGGAACTAAGTACACTTGGAAGGAAATCCCAGATGTTAATACTTTAGGTAAACATCCTAATGTAGTTGTTGTAACTTACCCAGATGGAACTGCTGTTGAAGTAAAAGTTAATGTCTTTGTTGATGGTACTCCAGAAGTAAAGAAAGAAACTAAAGCTCCAGTAGTTAAGAAACAGGTTGTTGAACCAACGAAAGTTGAAACAAGACAAAAGTTGGTTAATAATTATGTGGCTCCTCGTGCAGTAGAAGTTCAAAGAGCTCAAGCTAAAGGTAAGCGTCAATTACCACAAACTGGTGCTAAAGAAAATATTGCAAGTGAAGTACTAGGCATGCTTTCAGTAGGCTTAGGTGCATTAACTGCAGGATTTGCTTCAAAGCGTCGTAAGAAGAATAGATAGTTTTTAGGATAACTAATTAAAAACACTCCATGATTTTTCAGAAATCACGGGGTGTTTTTGTGTAGAAAATTATATTTTTAATTTTAAAATAATTTTACGTGATATAATTTAATAAAAATATTATATTAGGAGGGTAAAAAGATGATCATGGTAGTAACGAACGCTCATCAAAACGTACAAATCACTAGATAATAGATGAGCGGAAAATAATTAAATTTCATTTTGTTAAGTCCGTTCATCGAGGAGGCAAAATGAAACATTTACAAAAATTAAACCAATACTTCAAAGAATTAACTCGAACTTATCACCTGTTCTTTAAATCAGCTCCTTTAGTTGCCACATGTGTCTTATTACTTGCACCGCTTCAAGCAGTAATTCCTCTACTTGCTGTAGCAGCAGGACAAAAGGTAATTGATCAAGTTACTAATCATTCACCTTTTATGGAAATGATCATTGTTTGGATTGTGGCGACGACATTTCAACAATTTTTACCATCCCTTTCGACAATGGTTCAAGGAGTTCTAACTGATAAATTAACAGGCTTTATCAATATTAGCTTGATGAAAAAATCAGCAGACTTACAATCGATCAGTATTTTTGATGATAGTAAGTATTTTGATGATTTACAAATGCTCAGAGATGATGCAAGCTGGCGTCCGGTTAATTTAATTGTTTATGGAGTATCAGTCTTACAGTCATTTCTAACGCTAGCTTTCATGCTAATATATTTGGCACGATACAATTGGTGGCTAGCCTTGCTTTTATTAGTAGTAATGGTACCGCAGAGTCTTTCTTACTATCGTATTCAGCAGCAGTCATTTGAAACAATGGTTGAAAGAAGCAAGAATGCGAGATACTTGCACTACTATAGTGGATTGTTGCTTGATCGCAGGGATGCTAAAGAAGTTAGACTTTTCAACATGTTTCCTAAGATCATCGAAAAGTATACAAGCTTATTTGAACAAACGAAAAAAGACGTTAACCAAATTCGTAAAAAGCAACTTGCGACTAGTTCACTGTTTGTTGTATTGACTGTCGGAGTGTTTGGCTATGGCTTTTATTGGTTTACTAATTCAGTAAGAACAGGTGCATTAGAAGTTGGCGTATTATTGATGTTTGTTTCAGTAATTGGCTATATTTCTACTAGCATGGCTCGGGTAGTAGAAGACAGCAGCTTGTTATACGATTCATTATTATGGGTTGAAAAATACTTTAAGTTTCTTGAGTATCAAGATGATTTCAAAAACGGTGGTCAGAACTTTCCTGATGATTTTGATGATATTAATATTAAGAATCTGTCTTTTACATATCCGTTTTCTGATACTGAAATTTTGCACAATGTTAGTTTCTCAGTTAAAAGTGGAGAAAAAGTTGCAATTGTTGGAGAAAATGGGTCAGGAAAATCCACTCTGGTAAAGCTATTAATGCGTTTTTATGACCCGACTAATGGAAAAATTTCTGTTGATAATTATGATTTAAAAGACTTTAATATCTTCGACTTACATAAAAATTTATCAGCTACTTTTCAGGATTTTTCTCGCTTTAAATTAACGCTTAAAGAAAACGTGATTACCGGATATTCATTCAATAAAGGTAGGGTAAATAATGTTCTTAAAGCAGCAGGATTGGGTGATTTGCTAGCTAATGATCATCTTAATCTGAATACGATGCTGGCTAAAGATTTCGAAAATGGAACTGATTTGTCAGGTGGTCAATGGCAAAAAATAGCTTTAGCACGAGACTTATATGCTAATGGCAAGATTGAATTTTTAGATGAACCAACGGCAGCCTTAGATGCTAAGAGCGAATCGGAAATTTATCAACGCTTTTTGAAAGAAAATGATAAAAAGACAATTTTCTTTGTTACTCACCGTTTGTCAGCAGTTAGATTTGCTGATAAGGTATTATTTCTTGACGGTGGAAAAGTTAGTGGATTTGACACGCATACTAATTTATTGCAAACTAATCCAAAATATAAAGAAATGTACGACTTACAGAAAAATGCATATCTGTAAAGTTAAATTTTGATAGATAATAAAATTCTTCATGCAAGCAGGCATGGAGAATTTTTTTGCCTTTTAACAGTTAAGATTTTTCAGTGATTTTTACGTTATAATAGAACATAGGTTTTTGGAAGAAAGGATATTTGGTAACGAATGGCAAAAAAAGATACGACACCAATGATGAAGCAATACTACGAAATTAAGGAACAATATCCCGATGCGTTTTTGTTTTATCGTGTGGGCGATTTCTATGAATTATTTGAAGACGATGCAGTTAAGGGTGCACAAATTCTAGAGTTGACCCTAACTCATCGTTCAAATAAAACTAAAAATCCAATTCCAATGGCAGGAGTTCCTCACCTAGCTGTGGATACTTACGTTAATACTTTGGTGGAAAAGGGATATAAAGTTGCGCTTTGTGAACAACTTGAAGATCCAAAAAAAGCTAAAGGAATGGTAAAGCGTGGAATTATTCAGTTAATTACGCCAGGTACCATGATGCACGAACGTCCTGACCAAGCAAAAGACAGTAACTACTTAACGTCAGTTATTTCAACAAATTCTGGCTTTGGCCTAGCTTACAGCGACTTATCCACTGGGGAAACTTTTTCCACACACTTAACTGACTTTGAAGGTGTCGCAAATGAATTATTATCCCTTCAAACAAGAGAAGTTGTGTATAACGGTCATTTAACAGAAGCAAACAAGGACTTTTTAAAGAAAGCTAATATTACTGTTTCTGAACCGGTTAAAGTAGAGGGCGAACATGCTGAGATTTCCTATGTAACGCAAAATTTAACTGACGATGCAGAAATTAAGGCTACCAAGCAACTAGTAGCTTATTTGCTGTCGACGCAAAAGCGTAGTTTGGCTCACTTACAAG of the Lactobacillus gasseri ATCC 33323 = JCM 1131 genome contains:
- a CDS encoding ABC transporter ATP-binding protein, which produces MKHLQKLNQYFKELTRTYHLFFKSAPLVATCVLLLAPLQAVIPLLAVAAGQKVIDQVTNHSPFMEMIIVWIVATTFQQFLPSLSTMVQGVLTDKLTGFINISLMKKSADLQSISIFDDSKYFDDLQMLRDDASWRPVNLIVYGVSVLQSFLTLAFMLIYLARYNWWLALLLLVVMVPQSLSYYRIQQQSFETMVERSKNARYLHYYSGLLLDRRDAKEVRLFNMFPKIIEKYTSLFEQTKKDVNQIRKKQLATSSLFVVLTVGVFGYGFYWFTNSVRTGALEVGVLLMFVSVIGYISTSMARVVEDSSLLYDSLLWVEKYFKFLEYQDDFKNGGQNFPDDFDDINIKNLSFTYPFSDTEILHNVSFSVKSGEKVAIVGENGSGKSTLVKLLMRFYDPTNGKISVDNYDLKDFNIFDLHKNLSATFQDFSRFKLTLKENVITGYSFNKGRVNNVLKAAGLGDLLANDHLNLNTMLAKDFENGTDLSGGQWQKIALARDLYANGKIEFLDEPTAALDAKSESEIYQRFLKENDKKTIFFVTHRLSAVRFADKVLFLDGGKVSGFDTHTNLLQTNPKYKEMYDLQKNAYL